GAACTCATCGCGAGATAGATAAGGGCCGCCTCGACATAAAGGATCAGCGGCTCATAGGTGACGGCAACGATGCGCTGCGCCGACTGAAACAGTTCCGGCACGGTGATTGCCGCGGCAAGCGAGGTGTCCTTGACCAGCGAGATGAAGGTGTTCGACAGCGGCGGCACGGCCACCCGTCCGGCCTGGGGCAGGATGGTGCGGCGCATTGCCTGGCTCCAGCTCATGCCGATGGAATAGGCCGCCTCCCATTGCCCGCGCGGTACCGAGCCGATGACGGCGCGGATGATCTCGGAGGAATAGGCGCCGATGTTGAGCGTGAAGCCGATCAAGGCCGCCGGGAAGGCATCGAGCACGATGCCCAGACTGGGCAGGCCGTAGAAAATGAGGAAGAGCTGAACCAGCAGCGGCGTGCCGCGAATGATCCAGACATAAAAACGAACGATCGCCACCAGCGGCCACGGTCCGAAAAGGCGCGCGAGGGCGGCGCCGAGGCCGACAGCCAATCCCAGGACGAAGGACAGGAGGGTGAGCGGTATGGTGAAGATAAGCCCCGCCCACAGAAGGGGACCAAGCGAATCCAGCATCAATTGCAGCCAGTACGGCACGAACGGGTCTCCCTTCGGCTGATCTTTGTGCCGCCATCATAGACGGTCGCGGAAAACACAAAAGCGGCGTGCCGCATCATCGGCACGCCGCCATGTCTGAACGAACCGGACTGCCTGTCCGGCGCGGAGGATGTCTTACTTGGAAACGTCCTGCCCGAAATAGGTTTCGGAGATCTTCTTGTAGGTGCCGTCCGCCTTGATCTCGGTCAGCGCCTTGTTGATCGCCGCCACCAGATCGGCGTCGCCCTTGCGCACGATGACGCCGGAATAGTCGGCATTGGCTTCCTGCGCCACGATCTTCACCTTGGCGTCCGGCTTGTGCTTCTTGAAATCATAGAAGGACAGGCTGTCGTTGATGGTGGCTGCGGCACGACCGTTCAGCACGAGCTGGATCGACTGATCGAAGCCGTCGGTGCCGACGAGCTCGGCGCCGTTCTTCTCGGCGAGCTTGCCGAAATTCGAGGTGAGCGACTGCGCAGACTTCTTGCCCTTCAGGTCGGCAAAGTCCTTGATGTCGGCATTGTCATCGCGAAC
The genomic region above belongs to Mesorhizobium terrae and contains:
- a CDS encoding amino acid ABC transporter substrate-binding protein, with amino-acid sequence MKWLKSLLLAGTLQVLAVTAGHAGADLDHIKQTGVFKIGTEGTYAPFTYHDASGALVGFDVEIGREIAKRLGVKAEFLEGKWDGLIAGIDAKRYDAVINQVGITEARKAKYDFSDPYIASKAVLIVRDDNADIKDFADLKGKKSAQSLTSNFGKLAEKNGAELVGTDGFDQSIQLVLNGRAAATINDSLSFYDFKKHKPDAKVKIVAQEANADYSGVIVRKGDADLVAAINKALTEIKADGTYKKISETYFGQDVSK
- a CDS encoding amino acid ABC transporter permease; the encoded protein is MPYWLQLMLDSLGPLLWAGLIFTIPLTLLSFVLGLAVGLGAALARLFGPWPLVAIVRFYVWIIRGTPLLVQLFLIFYGLPSLGIVLDAFPAALIGFTLNIGAYSSEIIRAVIGSVPRGQWEAAYSIGMSWSQAMRRTILPQAGRVAVPPLSNTFISLVKDTSLAAAITVPELFQSAQRIVAVTYEPLILYVEAALIYLAMSSVLSALQVRLEARLGRYGGFLEARS